From Synoicihabitans lomoniglobus, the proteins below share one genomic window:
- a CDS encoding response regulator, which produces MVLAPLASFAPLAAEPLLVVEDLNAVWTMPVGERELPHPLDVEGRVVYHDPQWGNLWIDQGHDRVRYVRVVAPYLDLKGGESVRLTGTFVPGQGLRGDQVTVERLDRAEPVAAWSTQGRFDDLQRFDQRVVETEAYVDDLQLIDDEHLRLNLIVEGHPVICWVPPTDPAHLPDWRGRFVRLTGLYSARVDPTGNAFTFELWTGREDLVVVLNDIETDARFAGEPTAIGRLRDLSRGESVVISGNVRASISGESIVVRDETGEVLVRSLQRERLPIGTAVDVHGVVAADGAQRIVGQALYRRALGPVASAGSTGDKVIKRVDGLRELSPAEVAAGQPVELAGLVTWSLPEADFFFLQDLGGGVRVEFDADAYPAPPLQKALLVRGVTIATAQGPAVRLTGVEDRGSQAHPQSRVISYDRAASGDENGQWVALRGFVREVISDGDWRWIRVTSPEGEFTAHLQSPVNFVATPGSLIRVQGVCETNVELAHGRVGVLLRVPFLHDITIEEDAPANVYDLPLRDVSELARLQAVSDMVRVRIRARLTHQLPGDYLALEQGGIGLRVLSRNTSVPSPGAEIEAVGILGLEGAHVVLREAAFRQVGTGDPVHACVIDIAKPTDPALDLRLVRVEGRLHDVWHEDGQSRLIMQTGDTIFGATLRSVDDPAFFDSLIDAKLSVTGLYLVQFDDFGRPRAVMIQLRSLDDLVVLESPRWWTAGRALGLATILGACALLVLAWVASLRSRVKTQTKQLMEQMERQRILEADLERGQRLEALSKLTGGIAHDFNNAMTGVTGNLSLALLDPELDDETGACLRDAEAGARRVRQLTKQLATFAEGGAPHSAPHDLSEVIGEALDVALHGSNCIARFEPLIGLRSIMMDREQISRALQNLVMRAREAMPDGGTINVTLEQRKLAADHASELPSGDYLVTRLHDRGAPWSAEQIRSVFDPYAGALHGDDRMAMAMAHSIVRRHGGTLEIESGVTSGTYCTMWLPVSERDDTALNQASDKSTQAAPASPPEPTSEGSDGPMARVLLMDDEPAVRSIAGRVLRHWNYEVEMVAEGETAVQGYEAAAAAGRPFDLVILDLTVPGGWGGLRTLEQLKLIDPDVRSVVASGYADDPVMSDHEQFGFDEAVPKPYDAQALVAAIQRALTRRNPRGHAHF; this is translated from the coding sequence ATGGTATTGGCTCCACTTGCGTCGTTCGCGCCACTCGCGGCGGAGCCGTTGCTCGTGGTCGAGGATTTAAACGCGGTGTGGACGATGCCGGTCGGCGAGCGCGAGCTCCCGCACCCGCTTGATGTCGAGGGGCGGGTGGTCTACCACGATCCGCAATGGGGAAACCTGTGGATCGATCAGGGACATGACCGTGTTCGCTATGTGCGGGTGGTCGCGCCTTATCTCGATCTTAAAGGTGGTGAATCCGTTCGCCTGACCGGCACGTTCGTGCCGGGGCAAGGATTGCGGGGTGATCAGGTGACGGTGGAACGGCTCGATCGCGCCGAGCCGGTGGCGGCATGGTCGACGCAAGGACGTTTCGACGATCTGCAGCGCTTCGATCAACGGGTGGTTGAGACGGAAGCCTACGTCGATGACCTGCAGTTGATCGACGACGAGCATCTGCGGTTGAACCTCATTGTGGAAGGCCATCCCGTGATCTGTTGGGTGCCGCCCACGGACCCGGCGCATTTGCCGGACTGGCGCGGTCGTTTCGTTCGTCTGACGGGGCTTTATTCGGCTCGGGTCGACCCGACCGGCAACGCGTTCACGTTCGAACTGTGGACGGGTCGCGAGGATCTCGTGGTCGTGCTCAACGACATCGAGACCGACGCCCGGTTTGCCGGGGAACCCACGGCCATTGGTCGTCTCCGGGATTTGTCGCGCGGCGAATCCGTTGTGATATCCGGGAACGTGCGCGCCAGTATCAGTGGCGAATCGATCGTGGTGCGGGACGAGACGGGGGAAGTATTAGTGCGCTCCCTGCAACGTGAGCGTCTCCCGATCGGCACCGCCGTCGATGTGCACGGAGTGGTGGCGGCCGACGGGGCGCAGCGCATTGTCGGGCAGGCTTTGTATCGGCGCGCGCTCGGGCCCGTCGCATCGGCGGGTTCGACGGGGGACAAGGTCATCAAACGCGTCGACGGATTGCGGGAACTGTCTCCGGCGGAAGTAGCCGCCGGACAGCCCGTGGAGCTCGCAGGGTTGGTGACGTGGTCGTTGCCCGAGGCGGATTTCTTTTTTCTGCAGGATCTGGGCGGCGGGGTGCGCGTCGAGTTTGATGCCGACGCCTACCCGGCTCCTCCCTTGCAAAAGGCGCTGCTGGTGCGAGGGGTGACGATCGCGACCGCCCAAGGGCCGGCGGTGCGACTCACGGGAGTCGAGGACCGCGGGTCTCAGGCGCATCCGCAGTCCCGGGTCATTAGCTATGATCGCGCGGCTTCCGGCGACGAGAACGGCCAGTGGGTGGCGCTGCGCGGTTTCGTGCGGGAAGTCATTTCCGACGGCGATTGGCGTTGGATTCGCGTCACCTCGCCGGAGGGTGAATTCACCGCCCATTTGCAATCGCCGGTTAATTTCGTGGCGACGCCGGGTTCATTGATCCGCGTGCAAGGCGTGTGTGAGACCAATGTGGAACTCGCCCACGGTCGGGTCGGCGTGCTGTTGCGCGTGCCGTTTCTGCATGACATCACCATCGAGGAAGACGCGCCGGCCAATGTGTATGATCTGCCTTTGCGTGACGTGAGTGAGCTGGCGCGGTTGCAGGCGGTCAGCGATATGGTGCGAGTGCGCATCCGTGCGCGCCTCACGCACCAGCTACCGGGGGATTACCTCGCGCTGGAGCAGGGTGGCATCGGGTTGCGGGTGTTGAGCCGCAATACGTCGGTGCCGTCGCCGGGCGCGGAGATCGAGGCGGTGGGTATCCTCGGATTGGAAGGTGCCCACGTGGTGCTGCGCGAAGCGGCGTTTCGCCAGGTGGGCACCGGCGATCCGGTCCACGCCTGTGTCATCGACATTGCCAAGCCGACGGATCCGGCCCTCGACCTGCGTCTGGTGCGAGTAGAGGGACGGTTGCACGACGTCTGGCATGAAGACGGGCAATCCCGCCTGATCATGCAAACCGGGGACACGATTTTTGGAGCCACCCTGCGATCGGTGGATGATCCGGCGTTTTTCGACAGCTTGATCGACGCCAAGCTGAGTGTCACCGGTCTGTATCTGGTGCAGTTCGACGACTTCGGGCGTCCACGCGCCGTGATGATTCAGCTGCGCAGTCTTGACGACCTCGTGGTGTTGGAGTCGCCGCGGTGGTGGACGGCGGGCCGCGCCCTGGGCCTGGCGACCATCCTGGGCGCGTGTGCGCTGCTCGTGCTGGCTTGGGTGGCTTCGCTGCGTTCCCGGGTGAAAACCCAGACGAAACAACTGATGGAGCAGATGGAGCGGCAGCGTATACTCGAGGCCGACTTGGAGCGCGGCCAACGCCTGGAGGCGTTGAGCAAGCTCACGGGCGGTATCGCCCATGATTTCAACAATGCGATGACTGGCGTCACCGGTAACCTCTCGCTGGCTCTGCTCGATCCGGAACTCGATGATGAAACGGGAGCCTGTCTGCGCGACGCCGAAGCGGGCGCGCGTCGAGTGCGGCAGCTCACCAAACAGTTGGCGACCTTCGCCGAAGGAGGCGCCCCGCACAGTGCGCCCCATGATTTGAGCGAAGTCATCGGCGAAGCGCTCGATGTGGCCCTGCACGGTTCCAATTGCATCGCCCGGTTTGAACCGTTGATCGGCCTGCGTTCCATTATGATGGACCGCGAGCAAATCAGTCGGGCGCTGCAAAATCTCGTCATGCGGGCCCGCGAAGCGATGCCCGACGGCGGCACCATCAACGTGACCTTGGAGCAGCGTAAGCTTGCGGCGGACCATGCGTCGGAGCTGCCGTCCGGTGATTATCTGGTCACGCGACTGCACGACCGCGGCGCGCCGTGGTCGGCGGAACAAATCCGATCGGTCTTCGATCCCTACGCGGGTGCCTTGCATGGCGATGATCGCATGGCGATGGCGATGGCGCACTCGATCGTCCGCCGTCATGGCGGCACCTTGGAGATTGAGTCGGGGGTCACTTCCGGCACGTATTGCACCATGTGGTTGCCGGTCTCGGAACGCGATGACACGGCGCTCAACCAGGCGTCCGATAAATCAACCCAGGCCGCGCCGGCTTCGCCACCCGAGCCGACCTCCGAGGGCTCCGACGGACCCATGGCGCGGGTGCTGTTGATGGATGACGAACCGGCGGTTCGGTCCATCGCCGGTCGCGTCCTGCGGCATTGGAACTACGAAGTGGAGATGGTCGCCGAAGGAGAGACTGCGGTGCAGGGCTATGAAGCGGCGGCCGCCGCGGGGCGTCCCTTTGACCTAGTGATCCTCGATCTCACCGTGCCCGGTGGTTGGGGCGGGCTGCGCACCCTGGAACAATTGAAGCTCATCGATCCCGACGTTCGCAGTGTGGTCGCCAGTGGATACGCGGACGACCCTGTCATGTCTGATCACGAGCAATTCGGCTTCGATGAAGCCGTGCCCAAACCCTATGATGCGCAGGCCTTGGTGGCGGCGATCCAGCGCGCCCTGACCCGGCGGAACCCGCGGGGCCATGCTCACTTTTAA
- a CDS encoding PAS domain S-box protein — protein sequence MSLTPSQSESARLAALRRYEVLDSPAEEAFDDFASLACRLGDAPIALVSFVDAHRQWFKSRVGWDQAEWPRENTFCDHTIAARRFLMVPDTRLDPRFSDHPWATAQPAVRFYAGAPLVTAEGHAIGTICILDHQPRKPDAAVQDHLERLSRMVMRHLENRRATREARADENQAPEEGEIAEHNAARTTGAEDAERLQFFTNATREAVIMHDHGRILDVNPACIEMFGYTRAAMIGQPLAMLVAPESLAVVKQHALSETVANYEVRGIKQSGEIFEVEVSSGPIRFRGKTIRFGCVRDLTDRKQIEALGREAREKSLRFKSAVLELRDDADASERAVYALANRVVVDALQVDRASVWRFDASRQYLECEDECGPAGEKAGQRRTLSRRDFPLLFTAIVNEKVLTLAGRDSEELTRELRNFSESRARLMVPLRLGAALFGVLVFEMDAMEREWTGEEEDFGVAIAATILLALENAKRREAEEETRQLNRDLERLVAERTAALRESETHFRAVLDSAHDAIISANDQDVIISWNHGAEEMFGRSASDAIGQNLTLILAPRHRETKAIGVATDTSASANPTVELHGERADGSEFPIELSVATWTGPQGRYFTHIVRDITLRKKIESANLRKQRLENIGNLAGGISHDLNNALAPVLMGVNLLRRSAPPSEQVSTIIDAMESSARHGAAMIRQLLMFARGVAGERLPIAVPSMVDDLTKIVRSTFPRAIKVRATVEAELPPIVGDPTQLHQILLNLCVNARDAMADGGVLGLSARVVDISEPPENEEGIQPGKFVCLLVSDTGTGMPPEVVDRIFEPFFTTKDIDKGTGLGLSTVVGIVKSHEGFMRVTSTVGTGTTFEVYLPAGDIVEAQKQATAAPFSHDGRDRLILVVEDDPTQRMLTRVTLESQNYRVLTAMDGAEAMIVAGERGAELAAVITDVDMPEMNGLAFTRALKRMASDARVIVASGRLEEAEVKAFGELGVTELLHKPFKEPELLAALERLLA from the coding sequence ATGTCTTTGACCCCTTCACAATCCGAGTCGGCCCGCCTCGCGGCGTTACGGCGCTATGAGGTGCTCGATTCTCCGGCGGAAGAAGCGTTTGATGATTTCGCCTCCTTGGCGTGCCGCCTGGGTGACGCGCCCATCGCGCTGGTGTCGTTCGTCGACGCACATCGGCAATGGTTCAAAAGTAGGGTCGGCTGGGACCAGGCGGAGTGGCCGCGGGAAAACACGTTTTGTGATCACACGATCGCCGCGCGTCGCTTCCTGATGGTGCCGGACACCCGCCTTGACCCGCGATTTTCCGATCACCCCTGGGCGACGGCCCAACCGGCGGTCCGTTTTTATGCCGGTGCCCCCCTCGTCACCGCCGAGGGACATGCCATCGGCACGATCTGTATTTTAGACCACCAACCCCGGAAACCGGACGCTGCGGTTCAGGACCATCTTGAACGGTTGAGCCGCATGGTGATGCGGCATTTGGAGAATCGCCGCGCGACCCGGGAAGCGCGGGCGGATGAAAACCAGGCGCCGGAGGAAGGGGAAATCGCCGAGCACAATGCGGCCCGAACCACCGGCGCAGAGGATGCGGAACGTCTGCAGTTTTTCACCAACGCGACGCGCGAAGCCGTGATCATGCACGACCACGGACGCATCCTCGATGTGAATCCCGCCTGCATCGAAATGTTCGGCTACACTCGCGCGGCCATGATTGGGCAACCGTTGGCGATGCTGGTTGCCCCGGAGTCGCTGGCGGTGGTGAAACAGCATGCGCTCAGCGAGACAGTGGCCAACTACGAGGTGCGCGGAATCAAGCAGTCGGGCGAAATATTCGAGGTGGAGGTGAGCAGCGGTCCGATTCGCTTTCGGGGCAAAACCATCCGTTTCGGCTGCGTGCGCGATCTCACCGATCGCAAACAGATCGAAGCCCTGGGGCGGGAAGCCCGTGAGAAGTCTTTGCGCTTCAAGTCGGCCGTGCTCGAACTGCGCGACGACGCCGATGCGAGCGAGCGTGCGGTGTATGCCTTGGCCAATCGGGTCGTGGTCGATGCCCTGCAGGTTGACCGGGCGTCGGTCTGGCGGTTCGACGCCTCCCGGCAGTATTTGGAATGTGAGGACGAGTGCGGTCCCGCCGGGGAGAAAGCCGGTCAACGCCGGACCCTCTCCCGCCGCGATTTCCCCCTTCTCTTCACTGCCATCGTGAACGAAAAAGTGCTGACATTGGCGGGGCGCGATAGCGAGGAGCTCACGCGGGAGTTGCGGAATTTTTCGGAGAGTCGGGCGCGATTGATGGTGCCGCTGCGTTTGGGCGCGGCCTTGTTCGGGGTGCTGGTCTTTGAAATGGATGCGATGGAACGGGAATGGACCGGCGAGGAGGAGGACTTCGGGGTCGCGATCGCTGCCACCATTCTGCTCGCCCTCGAGAACGCCAAGCGCCGCGAGGCGGAGGAAGAGACCCGCCAGCTCAACCGCGACCTCGAGCGTTTGGTGGCCGAGCGCACGGCGGCGCTGCGCGAAAGCGAAACCCATTTCCGGGCGGTCCTCGACAGTGCCCACGACGCCATTATCTCCGCGAACGATCAGGACGTCATCATCTCGTGGAATCACGGGGCGGAGGAGATGTTCGGACGATCGGCGTCGGACGCGATCGGTCAGAATCTGACCCTCATCCTGGCACCGCGACATCGTGAGACGAAAGCGATCGGGGTGGCCACGGACACGTCCGCGTCGGCCAATCCCACCGTGGAGCTGCATGGTGAACGGGCCGATGGTTCGGAGTTTCCGATCGAGCTGTCGGTCGCGACCTGGACGGGGCCGCAAGGACGTTATTTTACGCACATTGTGCGCGACATCACCCTGCGCAAAAAAATCGAGAGTGCGAACCTGCGCAAGCAGCGGCTGGAAAACATTGGCAACCTCGCCGGCGGCATCTCCCACGACCTCAACAACGCGCTCGCGCCCGTGCTCATGGGCGTGAACTTATTGCGGCGCTCGGCCCCGCCGAGCGAGCAGGTGAGCACGATCATCGATGCGATGGAGTCCAGCGCCCGGCACGGTGCGGCGATGATTCGCCAGTTGCTCATGTTCGCCCGCGGGGTGGCGGGGGAGCGTCTCCCCATTGCAGTTCCCTCGATGGTGGACGATTTGACCAAGATCGTCCGCAGCACCTTCCCGCGTGCGATCAAGGTCAGGGCCACGGTGGAGGCGGAACTCCCTCCCATCGTGGGCGACCCCACGCAGTTGCACCAAATCCTGCTCAACCTCTGTGTGAACGCGCGCGACGCGATGGCCGATGGCGGCGTGTTGGGTCTGAGTGCGCGGGTCGTCGATATCAGTGAGCCGCCCGAAAACGAAGAAGGGATCCAGCCCGGAAAATTTGTGTGTCTGTTGGTGAGCGACACGGGCACGGGCATGCCCCCGGAGGTGGTGGACCGTATTTTCGAGCCGTTCTTCACCACCAAAGACATCGACAAAGGCACGGGGCTGGGACTTTCCACCGTGGTCGGGATCGTCAAGAGCCACGAGGGTTTCATGCGCGTCACTTCCACGGTCGGCACGGGCACGACATTTGAAGTGTATTTGCCGGCTGGAGACATCGTCGAAGCGCAAAAACAGGCAACGGCCGCGCCGTTTTCGCATGACGGACGCGATCGACTCATTCTTGTGGTGGAGGATGATCCCACCCAGCGCATGCTCACCCGCGTGACGTTGGAGTCGCAAAACTACCGGGTGCTCACCGCCATGGACGGAGCCGAGGCCATGATCGTCGCGGGCGAGCGCGGCGCGGAACTGGCGGCGGTGATTACCGACGTGGACATGCCCGAGATGAATGGTCTGGCCTTTACCCGGGCGCTCAAACGGATGGCGTCCGATGCCAGGGTGATCGTGGCCAGTGGTCGCCTCGAAGAAGCGGAGGTCAAGGCCTTCGGCGAGCTGGGGGTCACCGAGTTATTGCACAAGCCCTTCAAGGAGCCGGAATTGCTCGCGGCATTGGAACGCCTGCTGGCGTGA
- a CDS encoding ATP-binding protein, with the protein MVDPSQSPGVALSPADFGRLFPFYIEIGADSRVMTVGRSLARTCPAVTAGKRLAAVLEPIRPAEALTLAPLRNASNTLFLVRETATGLNLRGQWLALAHGGVVFLGSPWLEDTNELASRQLRVDDFAIHDPAVDLLQILRTQQMATADLRRLTDKLTAQRARLKEANARLTTQEAESRKLALIAERTDNAVILTDAEGKAEWINTGFTRLTGYTLDDVLGQRPGSLLQGPQTEPDQIKVMRTNIAKKQGFNVELINYDKSGRRYRVAIEAQPITNADGAVTHFMAIESDVTVQRAAEADLRVQFSVSQVLAEGASLAAVSHRILQIITTEFGWSLAQLWMHEAKSGHMVLTESWAEDARLLQRFLDTARQPKLACDVGLPGLTWQSQKNQWIERISDYPECPRSSAAHACGLHSAVAFPLHIGETRLGIIELMSVHLEPEDGPRQLALEAIGVQIAQFVARAHSREELKTRSEELVQVNERLATASRAKNAFLASISHEIRTPLNGVIGAVDVLAQSSLDLRQREALATLNSSSTHLHSLLNDVLDFSRIEAGHLELTPEPILVSRLVEDTVQIFNPIALGKKLEFKREIEIAADMAISIDVTRLRQILVNLLGNAFKFTDVGSVTLRLRSQVEGERIRLRFEVQDSGIGIPPDKASQLFKPFNQLQDNHTRNYGGTGLGLAISHQLVKLMHGAIELDTSVTPGSLFWFEIVAPLTTPPAAKREFAGRFAVSESILIVDDHPANAAVLQMLLKQLGLTGHHCDNANAALTYCHRNNPPAIMMDVHMPRIDGIETTRLIRESTPPDRPRVPIIALTADVRAEIKNACFEAGMDHFLSKPIRLADLRAILCEVIPTANESEDAPPDAPPTGAEPAAHGLDFAVADNIFKLGERPELSEEFAGMFASMWTELAPDLDLIEKLRKSADFKRGRACCHRMRGVLSTYGFRRAADLLGRMENDSAEFRRSANLSAVRALLEVGRIELFERFPYLAVAPPKK; encoded by the coding sequence ATGGTAGACCCTTCCCAGTCGCCCGGCGTGGCCTTGTCTCCGGCCGACTTCGGTCGATTGTTTCCGTTCTACATCGAGATCGGGGCGGATTCGCGGGTGATGACCGTCGGCCGGTCCCTCGCGCGCACTTGCCCCGCCGTGACCGCAGGAAAACGCCTCGCAGCGGTGCTTGAACCCATCCGCCCCGCCGAAGCGCTGACTTTGGCCCCGCTGCGCAACGCCTCCAATACCCTCTTTCTGGTGCGGGAAACGGCCACGGGTCTCAATCTGCGCGGTCAATGGCTCGCCCTCGCACACGGCGGCGTGGTGTTTCTGGGTTCACCATGGCTGGAGGATACGAACGAACTGGCCTCGCGCCAACTCCGGGTCGACGACTTTGCCATCCACGATCCTGCGGTCGACTTGCTGCAGATCCTGCGCACTCAGCAGATGGCGACCGCCGATCTACGCCGACTCACCGACAAACTCACCGCCCAGCGCGCCCGCCTCAAGGAAGCCAACGCTCGGCTCACGACCCAGGAGGCGGAATCGCGTAAACTCGCCTTGATCGCCGAGCGCACCGACAACGCCGTCATTCTCACCGATGCCGAGGGTAAGGCCGAATGGATCAACACCGGCTTCACTCGCCTCACCGGATACACATTGGACGACGTCCTGGGCCAGCGCCCGGGGTCACTGCTCCAGGGACCGCAGACCGAGCCCGATCAAATCAAGGTGATGCGCACGAACATCGCGAAAAAGCAGGGCTTCAACGTCGAGCTCATCAACTACGACAAATCCGGGCGCCGCTACCGGGTCGCCATCGAAGCCCAGCCCATTACGAACGCGGACGGCGCAGTCACCCACTTCATGGCGATCGAGAGCGATGTGACCGTGCAGCGCGCCGCCGAAGCCGATCTGCGCGTGCAGTTTTCGGTCTCGCAGGTGCTCGCCGAGGGCGCGTCCCTCGCCGCCGTCTCCCACCGTATCCTGCAGATCATTACCACGGAGTTCGGATGGAGCCTCGCCCAACTCTGGATGCATGAGGCGAAATCCGGGCATATGGTGCTCACCGAATCCTGGGCCGAGGACGCCCGGCTGCTGCAGCGCTTTCTCGACACGGCCCGGCAACCGAAACTCGCCTGCGACGTCGGCCTGCCCGGCCTCACCTGGCAGTCGCAGAAAAACCAGTGGATCGAGCGTATCAGCGACTACCCCGAATGCCCGCGAAGCAGCGCCGCGCATGCCTGCGGCCTGCATTCCGCGGTGGCCTTCCCGTTGCACATCGGCGAGACGCGGCTCGGCATCATCGAGCTGATGAGTGTGCACCTCGAACCGGAAGACGGACCGCGGCAACTGGCCCTGGAAGCCATCGGCGTTCAAATCGCCCAGTTCGTGGCCCGGGCCCATTCCCGCGAGGAGCTCAAGACCCGCAGCGAAGAGCTCGTTCAGGTCAACGAACGGCTCGCCACCGCCAGCCGTGCCAAGAACGCATTTTTGGCCAGCATCAGTCACGAGATCCGCACCCCGCTCAACGGTGTGATCGGCGCGGTCGACGTCCTCGCCCAATCCTCCCTCGATCTCCGCCAACGCGAGGCGCTCGCCACCCTCAACTCTTCCAGCACGCACCTGCACTCCCTGCTCAACGACGTGCTCGACTTTTCGCGCATCGAGGCCGGGCACCTCGAACTCACCCCCGAGCCGATTCTGGTGAGTCGCCTGGTGGAAGATACCGTGCAGATCTTCAACCCGATCGCCCTCGGCAAGAAACTCGAATTCAAGCGGGAGATCGAGATCGCCGCCGACATGGCCATCTCGATCGACGTCACCCGCCTCCGCCAGATTCTGGTCAACCTGCTGGGCAACGCTTTCAAATTCACCGACGTCGGCAGCGTGACACTGCGCCTGCGCAGCCAGGTCGAGGGCGAGCGCATTCGCCTGCGCTTCGAGGTGCAGGACAGCGGCATTGGCATCCCACCGGACAAGGCCTCGCAGCTGTTCAAACCCTTCAACCAACTGCAGGACAATCATACCCGCAACTACGGCGGCACCGGCCTGGGCCTCGCGATCTCCCACCAATTGGTCAAGCTCATGCACGGTGCCATCGAACTGGATACATCGGTCACCCCGGGCAGTTTGTTCTGGTTCGAGATCGTCGCCCCGTTGACGACTCCTCCGGCGGCCAAGCGGGAATTCGCCGGCCGCTTTGCCGTTTCCGAAAGCATCCTCATCGTCGACGATCATCCCGCCAACGCCGCCGTGCTGCAGATGCTGCTCAAGCAACTCGGCCTCACCGGACACCACTGCGACAACGCCAACGCGGCCCTCACCTACTGCCACCGGAACAATCCGCCCGCGATCATGATGGACGTGCACATGCCCCGGATCGACGGGATTGAAACCACGCGGCTCATTCGCGAAAGCACTCCGCCCGATCGTCCGCGCGTGCCCATCATCGCGCTCACCGCCGACGTGCGCGCCGAGATCAAGAACGCGTGTTTCGAGGCCGGCATGGATCACTTCCTGTCCAAGCCCATCCGCCTCGCCGACCTGCGCGCGATCTTGTGCGAAGTCATCCCCACCGCCAACGAGAGCGAAGACGCGCCCCCCGACGCCCCGCCGACCGGGGCCGAACCGGCCGCGCACGGACTGGATTTTGCCGTCGCCGACAACATATTCAAACTGGGCGAACGACCCGAGCTTTCCGAGGAATTCGCCGGCATGTTCGCCAGCATGTGGACCGAACTGGCACCCGATCTGGACCTGATCGAAAAACTGCGCAAATCCGCCGACTTCAAACGTGGTCGGGCGTGCTGCCACCGGATGCGCGGCGTGCTCTCCACCTATGGTTTCCGCCGGGCGGCCGACCTGCTCGGTCGCATGGAAAACGACTCCGCGGAATTTCGCCGATCGGCCAACTTGTCGGCGGTGCGCGCCTTGCTCGAAGTCGGCCGGATCGAACTCTTCGAACGGTTCCCCTACCTCGCCGTTGCGCCCCCTAAAAAATAG
- a CDS encoding heme NO-binding domain-containing protein, which produces MVDKPAHVAVFTHLPPGRLSAHFVTMYGMVNQAIEDMVCEVHGEEAWELIKSKAGVNVDVFISNEGYPDDYTYQLVAAASEVSGTPAHEILEAFGEHWVLRTATEGYGHLMQAGGNSLPEFLQNLPNFHTRVVMIYPKLQPPRFEVTDVTEHKLLLHYYTHREGLAHFVVGLMHGLGKMFKTPATVTQIQARADGADHDIFTVEW; this is translated from the coding sequence GTGGTCGATAAACCAGCTCATGTTGCCGTATTTACCCATTTGCCACCCGGCCGACTTTCAGCACACTTTGTGACCATGTATGGCATGGTAAACCAAGCAATTGAGGACATGGTGTGCGAAGTTCACGGCGAGGAGGCCTGGGAACTCATCAAGTCCAAAGCCGGGGTCAATGTGGACGTTTTCATCAGCAATGAGGGTTATCCCGACGACTACACCTACCAATTGGTCGCCGCCGCCAGCGAGGTCAGCGGCACTCCGGCCCATGAGATCCTCGAAGCCTTTGGCGAACACTGGGTGCTGCGCACCGCCACAGAGGGTTATGGACACCTCATGCAGGCCGGCGGCAACAGTTTGCCGGAATTTCTCCAAAACCTGCCCAATTTTCACACCCGCGTCGTGATGATCTATCCCAAGCTGCAGCCGCCGCGGTTTGAGGTCACCGATGTCACCGAGCACAAACTGCTCCTCCACTACTACACCCACCGGGAGGGTCTGGCCCACTTCGTCGTCGGGCTCATGCACGGTCTGGGCAAGATGTTCAAAACTCCCGCCACCGTCACTCAGATCCAGGCGCGCGCGGACGGGGCCGACCACGATATCTTCACCGTAGAATGGTAG
- a CDS encoding response regulator, with protein sequence MAKTDRKTTLYIAEDHVAIRDLLARHLELTGSFDVVGMAADGEPIVDDCTRLKPDVLLLDLSLPKRTGLEVLRDLRTSNLPTKVMVFSSHNDSAIVREVVEAGALGMVEKTAPFDELETGLIAVAAGRAHFGAAVIQALQQGLQKHAEVKGASALTQREREVLGHVAAGRFNKEIADLLGVSVKTVENHRHNLMSKLDAGNAADLTRIAFKLGLVVHD encoded by the coding sequence ATGGCTAAAACCGACCGCAAAACTACCCTTTATATCGCCGAGGACCACGTCGCCATTCGCGATCTGCTCGCGCGTCACCTTGAGCTCACCGGCAGCTTCGATGTCGTCGGCATGGCCGCCGATGGCGAGCCCATCGTCGACGATTGCACCCGACTCAAGCCGGACGTGCTGCTCCTCGACTTGTCCCTGCCCAAGCGCACGGGACTCGAGGTTTTGCGCGACCTGCGCACTAGCAATTTGCCCACCAAGGTCATGGTCTTCAGCAGCCACAACGACTCCGCCATCGTGCGCGAGGTGGTGGAGGCGGGCGCGCTCGGCATGGTCGAGAAAACGGCTCCGTTTGATGAGTTGGAAACCGGACTGATCGCCGTAGCGGCGGGTCGGGCCCACTTTGGCGCCGCCGTGATCCAAGCCCTGCAGCAGGGGTTGCAAAAACACGCCGAGGTCAAGGGCGCCTCCGCCCTCACCCAACGTGAGCGCGAGGTCCTGGGCCATGTCGCGGCGGGACGGTTTAACAAGGAGATCGCCGACCTGCTGGGCGTGAGCGTCAAGACGGTGGAAAACCACCGGCACAATCTCATGTCCAAGCTCGACGCCGGCAACGCGGCCGACCTCACCCGGATCGCTTTTAAATTGGGTCTGGTAGTGCATGATTAG